The following coding sequences are from one Triticum aestivum cultivar Chinese Spring chromosome 5A, IWGSC CS RefSeq v2.1, whole genome shotgun sequence window:
- the LOC123104112 gene encoding cyanohydrin beta-glucosyltransferase, with protein sequence MGSEQKPHVVFVPFPAHGHVAPHTQLARVLHARGFRVTLVHTELHHRRLLLAKGADASAAAAPWLGVEVIPDGLSLESPPRTLEAHHDALEQNCLEPFKELLRAMARRPGAPPVSCVVVDAPMSFASMAARDVGVPDVTFFTASAAGLMGYMQFEELVKRGLVPLKGAGYKTDGSLDAPLDWVPGMKGMRLRDMPTFCHTTDADSALMRIHLHQMRVVAGSKAVVINTFHDMEKDVVDALAAFLPPVYTVGPLSSIVSSLPAGGGDPSSSTDTPSLFQEDTECMAWLDGKEARSVVYVSYGSHAAAGADKIKEFASGLARCGSPYLWVLRSDLAAGVEVGENGLVVPWCAQEAVLAHPAVGLFVTHCGWNSILETVIGGVPVLGWPMVSEQTTNCRQVSTAWNIGAELPQEARGDEIAALVREMMAGRKGMEAREKTLEWKRLAEDATKEGGSSSANLDRFVEDVLLKGL encoded by the coding sequence ATGGGTTCGGAGCAGAAGCCGCACGTGGTGTTCGTGCCGTTCCCGGCGCACGGCCACGTCGCGCCGCACACGCAGCTCGCGCGCGTCCTCCACGCCCGCGGCTTCCGCGTCACGCTCGTCCACACCGAGCTGCACCACCGCCGCCTCCTGCTCGCCAAGGGCGCCGACGCGTCCGCGGCCGCCGCGCCGTGGCTCGGCGTCGAGGTCATTCCCGACGGGCTGTCGCTGGAGTCGCCGCCGCGGACGCTGGAGGCGCACCATGACGCGCTGGAGCAGAACTGCCTCGAGCCGTTCAAGGAGCTGCTGCGCGCGATGGCGCGCAGGCCAGGCGCGCCCCCCGTGAGCTGCGTCGTGGTGGACGCGCCCATGTCGTTCGCTTCCATGGCGGCACGGGACGTCGGCGTCCCCGACGTGACGTTCTTCACGGCGTCCGCGGCCGGGCTCATGGGGTACATGCAGTTCGAGGAGCTGGTGAAGAGGGGCCTCGTCCCGCTGAAGGGAGCCGGGTACAAGACGGACGGCAGCCTCGACGCCCCGCTGGACTGGGTGCCCGGGATGAAGGGCATGCGGCTCAGGGACATGCCGACCTTCTGCCACACCACGGACGCCGACAGCGCGCTGATGCGCATCCACCTCCACCAGATGCGCGTCGTCGCCGGGTCCAAGGCCGTCGTCATCAACACGTTCCACGACATGGAGAAGGACGTCGTGGACGCGCTCGCGGCCTTCCTCCCGCCCGTCTACACCGTCGGCCCTCTCTCCAGCATCGTATCGTCGCTCCCGGCGGGAGGCGGCGACCCCTCGAGCTCCACGGACACGCCGAGCCTCTTTCAGGAGGACACGGAGTGCATGGCGTGGCTGGACGGGAAAGAGGCCCGCTCCGTCGTGTACGTGAGCTACGGGAGCCACGCCGCCGCGGGCGCCGACAAGATAAAGGAGTTCGCGTCCGGGCTAGCGAGGTGCGGCTCTCCCTACCTGTGGGTTCTGCGGTCCGACCTGGCGGCCGGCGTTGAGGTCGGGGAGAACGGGCTCGTCGTGCCTTGGTGCGCCCAGGAGGCGGTCCTTGCCCACCCAGCTGTAGGGCTTTTTGTTACCCACTGTGGGTGGAACTCGATCTTGGAGACCGTGATCGGAGGGGTGCCGGTGCTCGGTTGGCCGATGGTATCCGAGCAGACGACCAACTGCCGGCAGGTAAGCACGGCGTGGAACATCGGAGCGGAGCTGCCGCAGGAGGCGAGGGGCGATGAGATAGCCGCACTGGTGAGGGAGATGATGGCCGGGAGGAAGGGGATGGAGGCGAGGGAGAAGACGTTGGAGTGGAAGAGGCTCGCTGAAGATGCTACCAAAGAAGGGGGTTCGTCCTCTGCTAACCTTGATAGGTTCGTTGAGGATGTGCTGCTCAAGGGGTtatga